A region from the Inhella inkyongensis genome encodes:
- a CDS encoding cyanophycin synthetase, translating to MSKKNDIQLLRITYLRGPNIWTYRSCLETWLDLGELEDHPSHQLPGLNERLTAWLPNLVEHHCGVGERGGFLQRLTEGTWMGHVLEHVVIELLNLAGMPTGFGQTRSTTQRGVYRMVFRARDEQVARAALKEGHALLMAAINDEGFDVQAAVARLRDTIDDCYLGPSTAAIVAAATERRIPHIRLNDGNLVQLGHGAKQRRIWTAETDRTSAIAEGIARDKDLTKTLLQAVGVPVPTGVVAKTPAEAWEAAQDLGLPVVVKPSDGNHGRGVTLDLQTEADVHAAFALADAEGSEVLVERCIPGNEHRLLVVGGKVVAAARGESAWVHGDGKHTVVQLVDQQINTDPRRGLTEDFPLNRVNIAEDSVIQLELTRQNLRMESVPAHGQRVLIQRNGNVAIDCTAEVHPEVAHAVGLAARTVGLDIAGIDLVAEDIGRPLQEQNGAIVEVNAGPGLLMHLKPAEGVPQPVGQAIVDHLFAEDESGRIPIVGVTGTQGTTPIARLVAWLLHLHGRQVGLACHAGLFLGPRQVERHIRRPFDAAHRLLMNRRVDAVVAENDASSILGDGLAYDRCLVGIVTDLTLSEALHRHDVHETAQLFKVLRTQVDVVLPEGAAVLNAEDEQVASMAELCDGEVIFYSTREDAAPLVAHRHGEGRAVVLRAGQAWLVGPQGEGVGANVDSLLRRCNEAGMAIEARSALAAVAAAWALGISPELIAAGLETFIPSAQ from the coding sequence ATGAGCAAGAAGAACGACATCCAACTGCTGCGCATCACTTATCTGCGCGGCCCCAACATCTGGACCTACCGCTCCTGCCTGGAAACCTGGCTGGACCTGGGCGAGCTGGAGGACCACCCCTCCCACCAGCTGCCAGGGCTCAACGAACGCCTGACGGCCTGGCTGCCCAACCTCGTGGAGCACCACTGCGGCGTAGGCGAGCGCGGCGGCTTCCTGCAGCGTCTGACCGAAGGCACTTGGATGGGTCATGTGCTGGAGCATGTGGTGATCGAACTGCTGAACCTGGCCGGCATGCCCACGGGCTTTGGCCAGACCCGCTCGACCACCCAGCGCGGCGTCTACCGCATGGTGTTCCGCGCTCGCGACGAACAAGTGGCACGCGCGGCACTCAAGGAAGGCCATGCGCTCTTGATGGCAGCGATCAATGACGAGGGCTTCGACGTGCAGGCGGCCGTGGCCCGCTTGCGCGACACCATCGACGACTGCTATCTCGGCCCCTCCACGGCCGCCATCGTGGCCGCCGCCACCGAGCGCCGCATTCCGCACATCCGCCTCAATGACGGCAACCTCGTGCAACTGGGCCATGGCGCCAAGCAGCGCCGCATCTGGACGGCCGAGACCGACCGCACCTCGGCCATTGCCGAGGGCATTGCCCGCGACAAGGACCTGACCAAGACCCTGCTGCAGGCCGTGGGCGTGCCCGTGCCCACCGGCGTGGTGGCCAAGACGCCGGCCGAGGCCTGGGAGGCCGCACAGGACCTGGGTCTGCCGGTGGTGGTGAAGCCCAGTGACGGCAACCATGGCCGCGGCGTCACCCTGGATCTGCAGACCGAGGCCGATGTGCATGCCGCCTTCGCGCTGGCCGATGCCGAGGGCTCCGAGGTGCTGGTTGAGCGCTGCATCCCCGGCAACGAACACCGCCTGCTGGTGGTGGGCGGCAAGGTGGTGGCCGCGGCGCGCGGTGAATCCGCCTGGGTGCATGGCGATGGCAAGCACACCGTCGTGCAGTTGGTGGATCAACAAATCAACACCGACCCGCGTCGGGGCCTGACCGAGGACTTCCCGCTCAACCGCGTCAACATCGCCGAGGACTCGGTGATCCAGCTCGAACTGACGCGCCAGAACCTGCGCATGGAATCCGTCCCGGCCCATGGCCAGCGTGTGCTGATCCAGCGCAACGGCAATGTGGCCATTGACTGCACGGCCGAGGTCCACCCCGAAGTGGCGCACGCCGTGGGCCTGGCGGCCCGCACCGTGGGGCTGGACATCGCCGGCATCGACCTGGTGGCCGAGGACATCGGCCGTCCGCTGCAAGAGCAAAACGGCGCCATCGTCGAGGTCAATGCCGGCCCCGGCCTGCTGATGCACCTGAAGCCCGCCGAGGGCGTGCCTCAGCCCGTGGGGCAGGCCATCGTCGACCATCTGTTTGCCGAGGACGAGAGCGGCCGCATCCCCATCGTCGGCGTCACCGGCACCCAGGGCACCACGCCGATTGCGCGCCTGGTGGCCTGGCTGTTGCATCTGCACGGTCGCCAGGTGGGCTTGGCCTGCCACGCCGGCCTGTTCCTGGGGCCACGCCAGGTGGAACGCCACATCCGTCGGCCCTTCGACGCCGCGCACCGACTGCTGATGAACCGCCGGGTCGATGCCGTGGTGGCCGAGAACGACGCCAGCTCCATCCTGGGCGACGGCCTGGCCTATGACCGCTGCCTGGTCGGCATCGTCACCGACCTGACGCTCAGCGAGGCCCTGCATCGCCACGATGTGCACGAGACCGCCCAACTCTTCAAGGTGCTGCGCACCCAGGTCGATGTGGTGCTGCCCGAAGGTGCGGCCGTGCTCAATGCCGAGGACGAGCAGGTGGCCAGCATGGCCGAACTCTGCGACGGCGAGGTGATCTTCTACAGCACCCGCGAAGATGCTGCGCCCCTGGTGGCGCACCGCCACGGCGAAGGCCGCGCGGTGGTGCTGCGTGCCGGCCAAGCCTGGCTGGTGGGCCCGCAGGGCGAGGGCGTGGGCGCGAACGTCGATTCGCTGCTGCGCCGCTGCAATGAGGCCGGCATGGCGATCGAGGCCCGCTCGGCCCTGGCCGCCGTGGCCGCCGCCTGGGCCCTGGGCATCTCGCCCGAACTGATTGCCGCCGGCCTGGAAACCTTCATCCCCTCGGCCCAATAA
- the cphA gene encoding cyanophycin synthetase has product MEISRIRALRGPNIWSRHIAIEAVVVCTPAESDINDLPGFEDRLRALFPGIGPLHSPKREPVSLAQVLEQAALALQAQAGCPVTFSHTHRTPTAGHYQVVVEYSEEDVGRLAFDESVKLVQAALDGRNDWDDDAVIKQLREIDEDVRLGPSTGSIVNAATARGVPYRRLTQGSLVQFGWGHKQRRIWAAEVDATSAVSESIAQDKDLSKRLLQSAGVPVPHGRPVDSVDDGWEAALEIGLPVVVKPQDGNQGKGVTVNVSTREGFEAAYKAAEDIGEVMVEKFLPGSDYRLLVVGNQLVAAARRDPPQVSGDGVHTVRELVAKVNEDPRRGDGHATSLTKIRLDDIAITRLEMQGLTPDAVPAKGQRVILRNNANLSTGGSATDVTDDVHPEVAQRAIAAAQIVGLHVCGVDVVAETVMRPLEEVSGGIVEVNAAPGLRMHLSPSYGKGRNVGKAVIQSIYGSDKNENGRIPVVAVTGTNGKTTTARLITHLFATTGLKVGMTNTDGVYVDGRQIDSGDCSGPKSARNVLMHPDVEAAVFECARGGILREGLGFDRCQVAVVTNVGAGDHLGLNYLETVEDIARLKSVIVQNVAPEGYAVLNAADPLVAAMAGQCPGQIIYFCADRHLPLMATHRAQGRRCVFVDDGAIVASDGAWRESIALRDIPITRGGLLGFQVENVMAAVAAAWGAGLAWDAIRRGLASFNSDGDNAPGRFNVMEFKGATVIADYGHNPDAMRALVAAVDALPAKSRCVVISGAGDRRDQDIIEQTQILGSAFDTVVLYQDACQRGREDGEVVGLLRKGLEGAVRTRKIDEIQGEFVAIDHALAGLNEGDLCLVLVDQVEEALAHLRKRCAE; this is encoded by the coding sequence ATGGAAATCTCCCGCATCCGCGCGTTGCGCGGCCCGAACATCTGGAGCCGCCACATCGCCATCGAGGCCGTGGTGGTGTGCACCCCGGCCGAGTCCGACATCAACGATCTGCCCGGCTTTGAGGACCGCCTGCGCGCGCTGTTCCCTGGCATCGGCCCGCTGCACAGCCCCAAGCGCGAGCCCGTCAGCCTGGCCCAGGTGCTGGAGCAGGCCGCGCTGGCCTTGCAGGCCCAGGCCGGCTGCCCGGTCACCTTCAGCCACACCCACCGCACGCCCACGGCCGGCCACTATCAGGTGGTGGTGGAGTACTCGGAAGAGGACGTCGGCCGCCTGGCCTTCGACGAGTCCGTCAAGCTGGTGCAAGCCGCCCTGGACGGCCGCAACGACTGGGACGACGACGCCGTCATCAAGCAACTGCGCGAGATTGACGAGGACGTGCGCCTCGGCCCCTCCACCGGCAGCATCGTCAACGCCGCCACTGCGCGCGGCGTGCCCTACCGCCGCCTGACGCAAGGCTCGCTGGTGCAGTTCGGCTGGGGCCACAAGCAGCGCCGCATCTGGGCCGCCGAAGTGGATGCCACCAGCGCGGTCAGCGAGTCAATCGCCCAGGACAAGGACCTCTCCAAGCGTCTGCTGCAATCGGCCGGCGTGCCCGTGCCCCATGGCCGCCCGGTGGACAGCGTGGATGACGGCTGGGAAGCCGCGCTGGAGATCGGCCTGCCCGTGGTGGTCAAGCCGCAGGACGGCAACCAGGGCAAGGGTGTGACGGTGAACGTCAGCACCCGCGAAGGCTTCGAGGCCGCCTACAAGGCCGCCGAGGATATCGGCGAGGTGATGGTCGAGAAGTTCCTGCCCGGCTCCGACTACCGCCTGCTGGTGGTGGGCAATCAATTGGTGGCAGCCGCCCGCCGCGACCCGCCCCAGGTCAGCGGCGATGGCGTACACACCGTGCGCGAGCTGGTGGCCAAGGTCAACGAGGACCCGCGCCGTGGCGATGGCCATGCCACCTCGCTGACCAAGATCCGCCTGGACGACATTGCCATCACCCGGCTGGAAATGCAGGGCCTGACGCCCGATGCCGTACCGGCCAAGGGTCAGCGCGTGATCCTGCGCAACAACGCCAACCTGAGCACCGGCGGCAGCGCCACCGATGTGACCGACGACGTGCACCCCGAGGTGGCGCAGCGCGCCATCGCGGCCGCGCAAATCGTGGGCCTGCACGTCTGCGGCGTGGACGTGGTGGCCGAAACCGTGATGCGCCCGCTGGAAGAGGTCAGCGGCGGCATCGTGGAAGTGAACGCCGCGCCGGGCCTGCGCATGCACCTCTCGCCCTCTTACGGCAAGGGCCGCAATGTGGGCAAGGCCGTGATCCAGAGCATCTATGGCTCGGACAAGAACGAGAACGGCCGTATTCCGGTCGTGGCGGTCACCGGCACCAATGGCAAGACCACCACGGCGCGCCTGATCACCCATCTGTTCGCCACCACCGGTCTGAAGGTCGGCATGACCAACACCGATGGGGTCTATGTGGACGGGCGCCAGATCGACAGCGGCGATTGCTCGGGCCCGAAGAGCGCGCGCAATGTGCTGATGCACCCCGATGTCGAGGCCGCGGTGTTCGAATGCGCGCGCGGTGGCATCCTGCGTGAGGGCCTGGGCTTCGACCGCTGCCAGGTGGCGGTGGTCACCAATGTCGGCGCCGGCGACCACCTGGGACTGAACTACCTGGAGACGGTCGAGGACATCGCACGCCTGAAGTCCGTAATCGTGCAGAACGTGGCCCCCGAGGGCTACGCGGTGCTGAACGCCGCCGACCCGCTGGTGGCGGCGATGGCCGGGCAATGCCCCGGCCAGATCATCTACTTCTGCGCCGACCGCCACCTGCCCCTGATGGCCACACACCGCGCCCAAGGTCGGCGCTGTGTCTTCGTGGATGACGGTGCCATCGTCGCCAGCGACGGCGCCTGGCGCGAATCCATCGCGCTGCGCGACATCCCCATCACCCGCGGCGGCCTGCTGGGCTTCCAGGTTGAGAACGTGATGGCCGCAGTAGCCGCCGCCTGGGGCGCCGGCCTGGCCTGGGATGCCATCCGCAGGGGTCTCGCCAGCTTCAACAGCGATGGCGACAACGCCCCTGGCCGCTTCAATGTGATGGAGTTCAAGGGTGCCACCGTGATCGCCGACTACGGCCACAACCCCGACGCGATGCGCGCCTTGGTGGCCGCCGTCGACGCCCTGCCCGCGAAGTCGCGCTGTGTCGTCATCAGCGGCGCAGGCGATCGCCGTGACCAGGACATCATCGAGCAGACCCAAATCCTGGGCAGCGCCTTTGACACCGTGGTGCTTTACCAGGACGCCTGCCAGCGCGGCCGGGAGGATGGCGAAGTGGTGGGGCTGTTGCGCAAGGGTCTGGAAGGCGCCGTGCGCACGCGCAAGATCGACGAGATCCAGGGCGAGTTCGTCGCCATCGACCACGCCCTTGCCGGTCTGAACGAAGGGGATCTCTGCCTGGTGCTGGTCGATCAGGTCGAAGAAGCCCTGGCCCATCTGCGCAAGCGCTGCGCCGAGTGA
- a CDS encoding cyanophycin metabolism-associated DUF1854 family protein, with the protein MDWTLSRDAFGKLVLTDAQGQAHVGVSPVRAHPISAPDEGLSLIGPDGHELAWVERLSALPAAPRELIESELRSREFHPELKRLVAVSTFSTPSQWTVETDRGPLQFVLKTEEDIRRLDEGRLLIATSHGLQLFIADRWALDRGSRRLLERFL; encoded by the coding sequence ATGGACTGGACCCTTAGCCGCGACGCCTTTGGCAAGCTGGTGCTGACCGATGCCCAGGGCCAGGCCCATGTGGGCGTGAGCCCTGTGCGCGCTCATCCCATCAGTGCGCCGGATGAAGGCCTGAGCCTGATCGGCCCCGATGGGCATGAACTGGCGTGGGTGGAGCGCCTGTCGGCGCTGCCGGCGGCGCCGCGCGAATTGATCGAGTCCGAACTGCGCAGCCGCGAGTTCCATCCCGAACTCAAGCGCCTGGTGGCGGTCAGCACCTTTTCCACGCCCAGCCAATGGACGGTGGAAACCGATCGCGGGCCGTTGCAGTTCGTCCTCAAGACCGAGGAAGACATCCGGCGTCTGGACGAGGGGCGACTCTTGATCGCCACCAGCCATGGACTGCAACTCTTCATCGCCGACCGCTGGGCCCTGGACCGCGGGTCGCGACGGCTGCTGGAGCGCTTCCTGTAA
- a CDS encoding acyltransferase: MLSWIPAPLLGVISALLLGVNTIVWCTPLFALSILKFVLPWAVVRRLIDPWLNRIAKSWIACNSAWMLLTHRARWDVQGLEGLKSGGWYMVNCNHQSWVDIFVLQRVFNRHIPFLKFFLKQELIWVPMIGLAWWALDFPFMRRHGKAALRKNPELRHQDMETTRRSCARFALVPTSVMNFAEGTRFTPAKHAQQSSPYRHLLKPKGGALALALNVMGERFRALLDVTIVYPDGVPSYWDMACGRMGRVIVRVQEREVPAAFLQGDYSEDPEYRKEFQAWLGQIWAEKDQLIESLRQP; encoded by the coding sequence ATGCTGTCTTGGATTCCTGCGCCCCTGCTGGGTGTCATCAGCGCGCTGCTGCTGGGTGTCAACACCATCGTCTGGTGCACGCCGCTGTTCGCGCTTTCGATCCTTAAATTCGTATTGCCCTGGGCGGTCGTGCGCCGGCTCATCGACCCCTGGCTGAATCGCATTGCCAAGAGCTGGATTGCCTGCAACAGCGCCTGGATGCTGCTGACCCATCGCGCCCGTTGGGACGTTCAGGGCCTGGAGGGACTCAAGAGTGGTGGCTGGTACATGGTGAATTGCAACCACCAGAGCTGGGTCGACATCTTTGTGCTGCAGCGCGTCTTCAATCGCCACATTCCCTTCCTGAAGTTCTTCCTCAAGCAGGAACTGATCTGGGTGCCGATGATCGGCCTGGCTTGGTGGGCGCTGGACTTTCCCTTCATGCGCCGCCATGGCAAGGCGGCCCTGCGCAAAAACCCCGAGCTGCGCCACCAAGACATGGAGACCACGCGTCGCAGTTGCGCGCGCTTCGCCTTGGTGCCCACCAGTGTGATGAACTTTGCCGAGGGCACGCGCTTCACCCCAGCCAAGCATGCCCAACAAAGCTCCCCCTATCGGCATCTGCTCAAGCCCAAGGGTGGCGCGCTGGCACTGGCGCTCAATGTGATGGGCGAGCGCTTTCGCGCGCTGCTCGATGTCACCATCGTCTACCCCGATGGGGTGCCGAGTTATTGGGACATGGCCTGCGGTCGCATGGGGCGGGTGATCGTGCGCGTGCAGGAGCGCGAGGTGCCGGCCGCCTTCTTGCAGGGCGACTACAGCGAGGACCCCGAGTACCGCAAGGAGTTCCAGGCCTGGCTGGGTCAGATCTGGGCCGAGAAAGACCAGTTGATCGAATCCTTGCGACAGCCCTGA
- a CDS encoding cyanophycin metabolism-associated ABC transporter, giving the protein MQPFPISDSLRQHSLWAPLQAELAAGENVVAAAGVDLNRALHFDSGLLALVQGGGRFRLLALGGDGRQSHELKPGLSLRCHDHAGLGCLELCRPDGRAQHWHFTLAEQLGITRLQDAFAQAQEELAGQPALPSTDDAELCPTCQAPLPPDSEECPTCHRELHTPPSTWVLLRLWRFAKPYQGQLLLGFLLMMGATGATLVPPYLTMPLMDKVLIPFQNGQPIDTSLVGLLLAGLFGAALVSWLLGWAKTYILALVSERIAADLRTATFEHLLGLSLEYFGNKRTGDLMARIGSETDRISVFLSLHALDFITDVLMLTMTATILFSIHPGLALATLIPLPFIAWLIHLVRDRLRTGFEKIDRVWGEVTSVLADTIPGIRVVKAFAQERREAQRFRAANAANLAVNDKLNKTWSLFGPTVGLLTEFGLLVVWATGIWLVSQGSVTVGVLTAFLAYIGRFYGRLDSMSRIVSVTQKAAAGAKRIFDILDHVSNVPDPAQPVEFGQAKGALSLQGVHFRYGSRSVIKRLDLDIRPGEMIGLVGHSGSGKSTLVNLICRFYDVTEGSIRVDGVDLRRIRVADYRRHIGLVLQEPFLFFGTIAENIAYGKPDATRAEVVAAARAAHAHEFILRLPHGYDSLVGERGQGLSGGERQRISIARALLINPALLILDEATSAVDTETEKEIQKALDNLVKGRTTIAIAHRLSTLRKADRLVVMDRGEIVEVGGHDELIAAQGHYWRLWEAQARRAEEHEEGDGLMVVAPNPNQHTVSA; this is encoded by the coding sequence ATGCAGCCCTTTCCGATCAGCGACTCCCTGCGCCAGCATTCACTCTGGGCCCCCTTGCAGGCCGAGTTGGCGGCGGGCGAGAACGTGGTGGCGGCGGCCGGCGTTGACCTGAACCGCGCGCTGCACTTCGACAGCGGCCTGCTGGCCCTGGTGCAGGGTGGGGGGCGTTTCCGTTTGCTGGCCCTGGGCGGTGATGGCCGCCAGAGCCACGAGCTCAAGCCTGGACTGTCCCTGCGCTGCCATGACCATGCGGGTCTGGGCTGCCTGGAGTTGTGCCGCCCCGATGGCCGCGCGCAGCACTGGCACTTCACGCTGGCCGAACAACTCGGCATCACGCGCTTGCAGGACGCCTTCGCGCAGGCGCAGGAGGAGCTGGCCGGCCAGCCCGCTCTGCCCAGCACCGATGACGCCGAGCTCTGCCCCACTTGCCAGGCCCCTTTGCCGCCCGACAGCGAGGAGTGCCCAACCTGCCATCGTGAGCTGCACACCCCGCCTTCCACCTGGGTGCTGCTGCGGCTGTGGCGCTTCGCTAAGCCCTATCAGGGCCAGCTGCTGCTGGGCTTCCTGCTGATGATGGGCGCGACCGGGGCCACCCTGGTGCCGCCCTATCTGACCATGCCGCTGATGGACAAGGTGCTGATCCCGTTCCAGAACGGCCAGCCGATTGACACCTCGCTGGTGGGTCTGCTGCTCGCCGGTCTGTTTGGCGCGGCCCTGGTGAGTTGGTTGCTGGGTTGGGCCAAAACCTACATCCTTGCGCTGGTGTCCGAGCGCATCGCAGCCGATCTGCGCACCGCCACTTTTGAACACCTGCTGGGTCTGTCGCTCGAGTACTTCGGCAACAAGCGCACAGGCGATTTGATGGCCCGCATCGGTTCGGAAACGGATCGCATCTCGGTGTTCTTGAGCCTGCATGCGCTCGACTTCATCACCGATGTGCTGATGCTGACCATGACGGCCACCATCCTGTTCAGTATCCACCCCGGCTTGGCGCTGGCCACCCTGATTCCGCTGCCCTTCATTGCCTGGCTGATTCATCTGGTGCGTGATCGCCTGCGCACCGGCTTCGAAAAGATCGACCGGGTCTGGGGCGAGGTCACTTCGGTGCTGGCCGACACCATCCCCGGCATTCGCGTGGTCAAGGCCTTTGCCCAGGAGCGGCGCGAGGCGCAACGCTTTCGCGCCGCCAATGCCGCCAATCTGGCGGTGAACGACAAGCTGAACAAGACATGGAGCCTGTTCGGCCCCACCGTGGGCCTGCTGACCGAGTTCGGTCTGCTGGTGGTCTGGGCCACCGGCATCTGGCTGGTCAGCCAGGGTTCGGTGACGGTGGGTGTGCTGACCGCCTTCCTGGCCTATATCGGGCGCTTCTATGGCCGCCTGGACTCGATGAGCCGCATCGTCTCGGTGACGCAGAAGGCGGCGGCGGGTGCCAAGCGCATCTTTGACATCCTGGACCATGTCTCCAACGTGCCCGATCCGGCCCAGCCGGTCGAATTCGGTCAGGCCAAGGGTGCGCTGTCGCTCCAGGGCGTGCACTTCCGGTATGGCAGCCGCTCGGTGATCAAGCGCCTGGACTTGGACATTCGCCCCGGCGAAATGATCGGTCTGGTGGGCCACAGCGGCTCGGGCAAGAGCACCCTGGTGAACCTGATTTGCCGCTTCTACGACGTGACCGAGGGCTCGATCCGCGTGGATGGCGTGGACCTGCGGCGCATCCGCGTGGCGGATTACCGCCGCCATATTGGCCTGGTGCTGCAGGAGCCCTTCCTGTTCTTTGGCACCATTGCCGAGAACATTGCCTATGGCAAGCCCGACGCCACCCGCGCCGAGGTGGTGGCCGCCGCACGCGCCGCGCATGCGCACGAGTTCATCCTGCGCCTGCCCCATGGCTACGACAGCCTGGTGGGCGAGCGCGGCCAGGGCCTGTCGGGCGGTGAGCGCCAGCGCATTTCGATTGCGCGCGCGCTCTTGATCAACCCGGCGCTCTTGATCCTGGACGAGGCCACCTCGGCGGTGGACACCGAGACGGAAAAGGAAATCCAGAAAGCGCTGGACAACCTGGTCAAGGGCCGCACCACCATTGCCATTGCGCACCGGCTTTCGACTCTGCGCAAGGCCGATCGACTGGTGGTGATGGACCGCGGCGAGATCGTCGAGGTGGGTGGGCACGACGAGTTGATCGCCGCCCAGGGCCATTACTGGCGCCTGTGGGAGGCGCAGGCGCGTCGCGCCGAGGAGCATGAAGAAGGTGACGGACTGATGGTCGTGGCGCCGAATCCCAATCAACACACTGTGAGTGCCTGA